One Oryctolagus cuniculus chromosome 7, mOryCun1.1, whole genome shotgun sequence genomic window, AAGACAGGTGTTAATAGAATACAGGAAGCTAAGGTTTAGTTGAGCTAACATTAGTAGGAATTAGTACAAGGAAAGGAGCAATGCAAAGGCAAGTGACAGTAAGTATAAAAGTGTTACCAGTAAATGCTACAAGTTTACAGTAAGAGATCCTTACGCACTGGGCTTGTCaaaaatgttgattttgtatAGCATTTTGAAAAAGGCATGAACTTCAGCTCTGAGGAGGGATGGGTGGGAGCTGGGATGATAATCTAGGCTGAGAAAGACTTTTAAGCAGGAAAGTTGACATGTGACAggattggaagagaggagctTGGTTACAGTGAAGGGTTCCTGCCTGGGGCAAGTAAGAAAGTTGGACTAGGTTGAGGGTGAGCCTTGGGTGCAGCAACAATCCACTTTATTATGTAGGTACTAGGGATCTACGGATGGTTCCAGTGTAGGAGAGTAGCACAAAGGAACTGCAAATAATATTATGGTTCAGTAAGTAGACAGTTGTTGGGAACCAGTGGATTGGCAGAAGCAAGGTGGGTGTAGATATAATTGTGGCTGTCCGTGTGTGATGAAATCAAGGCTGAAGCTATGGTGGACGTCAGGGCCAGACAGGAACTTGGATCATTACATTGGGAGCTTTAAAGAAAGGGAGCAGATTCTTGGGTCCTGCCCCTGCGTGTGTTCGAGTTACCCAGGAATTCAAACCTGCCTTTGGGCCAGGACTCCTCTAGAGGGCTGGCTGCGATCCTCCAGGGGCTGGCAACAGTGACTAATTCCCCAAGTCCTGTGAAATGCAGCCTTGCTAGTTCCCAAAGTCCTGTCTTCCCTAACTGGGATTTCCCATTGGActgcaccagcaggaaggaagggagcagcagcaggggcagcttTGGAGAGACAACGGCAAGGAATACAAGGGTGCCCTGGGACTCTGTGGCGGCTGGAGGGGAGGTGGAGGTGAGAGGTCACGGTTCCGGGGACATCCCACTGGGAGAAGGACATAGGTCTCCTGTTCACAGCAGCCAGAGGTAGGCTTGGGAAGGTTACGATTTTAGCAGCTTAAGCACAGGACATCCCCAGGGAGCTGCTCAACTAGAGATGGGAGACTCTGGTTTCAGAAAGGAGCCTCTGGACAGGAAGATTTGGGGTGGCCTCTCATAGTGATATGAACCAGAGTGCAGCATGAGGAGCAGGGTGGGCAGCATTCCTGTTCAAGGGGTGCAGGAGGAAGCAGTGGCTGCCAAGGAGGCTGGGGAAGGCCTTTGGTGACAGTGCAAGCCTGGGAGtaaagcaggtgtgtgtgtgtgtgtgtgtgtgtgtgtgcatgggaagTGGCTTCAGCAATTCTGGCTGCAGAGACAGTGGGAGGGGCACTAAGAGAAGAGCTTGGAATCCTGCTCGTTCCCAGGAGTCTCTGGGTAaaggggagagagcaggaggCAGACTGCTGGGCTCCAGGAAGTGGCTGTCTGTTGGCAAATCCAAGTTGCGGTGCATGGGGCTCACTAGACAGTTCCGGTTTTGGCTTTTCAGGGGATGAGTGGATGATTCGAAAGGTCAAAGTGGAGGATGAGGATCAGGAGGCCGAAGAGGAAGTGGAATGGCCCCAACATCTAGCGTTACTGCCCAGCCCTTTTCCTACGCCTGAACTGGGTCACTTGGCTGCTGCCTACAAACTGGAGCCAGGCACGCCAGGGACGTTGGGTGGGCTCGCGCTGTCCGGGTGGGCTCCGGTCCCGGAGAAGCCCTATGGCTGTGGAGAGTGCGAACGGCGCTTCCGGGACCAGCTGACCTTGCGACTGCACCAGAGGCTGCATCGTGGCGAgggcccctgcgcctgcccgGACTGCGGCCGCAGCTTCACGCAGCGCACGCACATGCTGCTGCACCAGCGCAGCCACCGCGGCGAGCGGCCCTTCCCGTGTTCTGAGTGCGACAAGCGCTTCAGCAAGAAGGCGCATCTGACCCGCCACCTGCGCACGCACACGGGCGAGCGGCCCTACCCGTGCGCAGAGTGCGGCAAGCGCTTCAGCCAGAAGATACACCTGGGCTCGCACCAGAAGACCCACACTGGTGAGCGGCCCTTCCCTTGTACCGAGTGCGAGAAGCGCTTTCGAAAGAAGACCCATTTGATTCGGCATCAGCGCATCCACACCGGCGAGAGACCCTACCAGTGCGCACAGTGCTCACGCAGCTTCACCCACAAGCAGCACTTGGTGCGGCACCAGAGGGTGCATGAGGCggccagcagggcccagccttCTCCCGAGGCGTCTGCCTCACCTGGTTCTCCCGCCGCGTTCCCCGCTCCCTCCCCTCAAGGGCCGAAGCCTTTCGCCTGCTCTGACTGCGGCCTGAGCTTCGGCTGGAAGAAGAATCTCGCCACGCATCAGTGTCTGCAGCGCAGCGAGGGGCGTCCTTTTGGGTGTGACGAGTGCGCACTGGGCACCACCGTGGACCCCACTGCGGCCGAGCCCCTGGCCTGTGCTACCCGTGGGCCAGACTGCGGTCCAGGGTCGGGCCCCATAGCTCCCCAGAGCGCCCCAGCAGGTGATCGGTCCTTCTTCTGCCCAGACTGTGGGCGCGGCTTTGCCCACGGGCAGCACCTGGCGCGGCACCGGCGCGTGCACACTGGAGAACGGCCCTTTGCCTGCGCTCAGTGTGGCCGTCGCTTCGGCTCGCGGCCCAACCTGGTTGCCCATTCCAGGGCCCACAGCGGAGCCAGGCCCTTCGCCTGCGCTCAGTGCGGCCGCCGCTTCAGCCGCAAGTCACACCTGGGCCGCCACCAGGCGGTGCACACGGGCAGTCGCCCCCACGCCTGCGCCGTCTGTGCCCGCAGCTTCAGCTCCAAAACCAACCTGGTCCGCCACCAGGCGATCCATACGGGCTCCCGCCCCTTCTCCTGCCCGCAGTGCGGCAAGAGCTTCAGCCGCAAGACCCACCTGGTGCGGCACCAGCGCATCCACGGCGAAGCCACCCACTCGACCTCAGACACAGACCTCTCGTCGCCGGCCTGGCCCACTGCTGCCCAGGTGGCGCCACCCCCAATCTTCTTCTGAGCCCCTGCCCTGGTGGGGAGCCTGGGCTGCTGCCAGGCGGCTTAGAGCCCTGTGGGCCGGTTCCTTTCCCTGCGTGTCAAGGGGAGCAGTCCTCGAAGACTGGTGCGCAGCGAGCCCCTGCGGGAAGCTGTTGAGGCCTTAGTCCTTGGGAGACTACCACCCCGACACCTTGCTCAGAAAAGCCTGGGCTGTGTactggggagggagagaataGTTATCTATAAGCAGAAAGTGTGTGAGAGTTCAAAACCGCAAGTTCTGGGCAGTTAGTGGTTAGGGGAGGAGACCCCTGactccttcccctgcccctgctctgcctgcccaTCAACAAACCCCGATGACCTTTCTGTTCTGGAGAAGTTCAATGTGGCCAGCTGCTGTTCCCTCGCTCTTGCAAATCAAAATGTGAAACaccccatggcccaacctctcccctgccccctgcttctGAGGCGTTGTACGAGGAAGAAGCACTGGTGTGCTCTCCCTGCAGACCGGAACTGAAGCGAATGCCGGCAGGCAGGCCGCCCTTTGGCCATTCCCATGGAGACCGCGGCcagcctgggccctgagccctgggAGCAGCTCTGCGAAGGGCTCTGGAGCAGCCGGCCTCACCTGccgccagcctggctgctggcagccaAGAGCAGATGGAGGTGGCTTTCCCAGCACACTTTGGAGTGCACTCTCTCTTGGTGAGAGTTGCTGTGACTGCACTCTCCCAGCCCGGGGAAGGCCCGAGGACATCAGGAGAGCTCGCAGAGGTCAAGGGAGGTTGCCAAGGTTGCAGACTACAGTGAGGCCTGAAAAAGGTGTGAAGGGGCAGAGGTGGAGATGCAGGAGGAGGAGCACTGGGGATGGCAGTAAAGGGCAGAAGGGTGGTGGGGAGAATGCCGGCCTTGGAGTTCCTGTGGAGCACAGCATTCATTTTCCCTGGGCCTCCACTTTCTCATTAAAACACAGAGTTGATGTGGACGAGGGCTGAGGCTTTTTCCTTGTTAATGCTGCTAGCACCAAAGATAATCCTAGGAAGTATTTGTTGGTGGCCTGCTCTGTGCTGGCACAGTGCTAGTGAGCATGAGTGAGGGAAGAGCCCTCACTGCGCTCCCAGTTGACGTGAGAAGTGCTGTCGTGGGGGGAGTCCCAAGGGTCCCTGGGCTGTGTGGTAAGAACATCCCCAGACCTGTACCAGGTTGAGCGAGGTTCGCAGGATGTAGCCACGTCTCAGGTGAGTGGAGCAAAGGTCATGATTGGAGAGGGTGGTGTGGATGAAGGCCCAAAGGGCAGTGAGGCTGAAGCGGCCACCAAGCGGGCTGAGAAGCCTGGGAAGTAGCCTGAGGGCCAGTGAGGCCTCTCCCATGTTCAGGAGCTTGGACTGTACCCGAGGGAGTGAGGGACCACAGCAGGGTTTAGGAGCAGGAGGAACTTGGCACATTCACGTTTGTGCACATTACAAAGATGTCAGACATGAGGGAGGGAGACTGGACACAGTGACCTGGGGCCATGGTCGTGCAGAGGAGAGGGGGAAGTGATACACTCAAGAGACCCTTAAGGCAGATGGGGCAGGACTTGCTGATGAatgagggatggagagggagtggggggctTAGGCAGGGTTAGTCTGGTTTCTGCTTGACTAACTGCGCAGGTGATCGTGGCATTCCATCAGCAGGTTACCCAGGAAGGAGAGTTTCATGCTAAGGGAGGATGCTTGGACCTGACAGGTTAGTGTGGCCTGCGTATGACCAGTGGGAAGTAGGGTGTACAGATGCAGAGCtaagagggctgggctggagacAAGTGGATTTGAGAACTACCCCTGTAAGTGTCTGAAGCTATGGGGTAGTGGGTGAACTTCCCAAAGAAGTGCGTGTTGAGTGAGAAGAGAGGCAGCCTGGGTCAGGACCCTTTGGGCCAGCACCACTAGGGAATGGCCTCGAGAGAAGCCTGTAGACCAGGAGAGTAAGGGTGCTGGAGAATGGACAGGAAAACCTCTTGAGTGGTAATGAAAAAGGAGCTAGGCAAAGACACTGTACCTGGACAGAGGGAGCAATTGCAGGTTGTAGGGAGATCACATAAACTAAGGACCTCCATATGCGGCTGTATCTGCAGCAGCCATTCATTGGCAGTCCTGGAGAGAGCAGTGCTGATGGTTGCTGGGGTAGAATTTAGGTTGCAGAGGTGAATCACACAAGTGAGGTCCTAAAGCAGGTAGAAGACAGTGACACCTGGACACAGGTGAGGGGTAGCTGTTGGGTAGGAAGCCTCTTTCACTGTTGGGCCTGGGGAGGCATGAATGCAGGTAAGTTTTTAGGCTTCATGGTCGAGAATGAGTAGGTGACTCCAGGTTAAGGTAGTAGGTGTGATTGGAAAACAGGAATGGACCCTTCTCCATGCCAGTAttttaaatatctggaaatttCACAGAAAAGTCAGCGCTTCTAGCTCCTCTTGTCAAAACTCAGAAGATTTGACAACCAATGGCTGGATGCGAGCAGAAGTTCACCTCTTTAGACTAAGGGACCAGGGTCCTCACTAGTCCCCATTGTCCTAAACCCCTGCTCGGTGTCTCTCTCTGAAGTCACCTACCTGCCCTCTCAGGCACCGAGCTTGTAATTCTAGCTAGAAAAGTAAATCTCCTCAACTTCTACAATTAAACACATGAAAACGATGTTTGTGTTGGTTATACCAATGCTTTGCTTTCTGTAAACATTCTGGGATTCTTGTGTAGGAACAGCTTTTCGATCCTGCAACATATTTGCTGAaccctgctgtgtgccagactCTGTTTTCTAAGAATTCACATTCTCTTGGAAGAGTCCCTACAAGGCATATCCTTGTCCTCTGAGCTTGTTTGCAAATAGTCTAAAGTCATTTAGTATCAAGCCCGGTGGTaatcaaaacagaaaacatgGGCTCAAAAAATGCAGTCTCTCTGCCATGAAAGTCTGGAGCTTCCAAAGGCTGTCCCCAAGGAGGGGTTCTGGGCTCAGACAGCCGTGGTTTCACAGAGATCAACATGTAAGCCCCACGCGTTGCTCCAGGGGTAGGTGCCCAGGCACGACTCTTAGCAAAACATTAAACTTTTTAACATGCCTGTATATGAAAGTACTCCCAGAAGTTTCACACAAATTGGctattatatatagagagaggaaagaaaggttTTAACAATTAGCTGACATGTACTTTTCACCACCCTTGTTTTGGCAAAAAGGCTTATTGTGGCTAATGGGTATGGAGTACCCAGTGTGGGTAACATGGTTCTGAAGGCTTGGGTGGCTCCATCTGGGGAGGGCTTCATGCTGCTTCATCACGTGGTGGAATCCAGAAGGGTAAGTAGACAATGTACAAAAATAGTCAGGCTTGAGGGGGACCTTGTCTGTGACAACTGCTCTTGGCATAACTAATCTAGACTCTGGAGAGTCTGGCAACTGACAGGTGAGAAAACTTCATTCCTTCCCACAAACTCCAGCTCTCACATGTGAGGGAGATGGGGGTCAGGTCCGTCCAACACCAGAATGATAGAATTGGACCCATTGCTCTGGACTGTGATAGTTTAATAGAGacaagaggggcaggcatttggcctggggcttaagatgctggttaaagtgtctgcatcccacatcccagtgtctgagtttgatactcacccctggctccagcttcttgcacCATATTTCAAAAAAGGTGAGCTGCGGGACAGCTATCTCACTGCTATCATATCCCAGAATTTTCAAAGGTCATAGACTCGGGCGCTCTTTATGTAAAAGCAAAGGACTCACTCATGTCTGCCATGCACTACGTCTTTCTGGTAGCCCTGGGTTTCCACCTCCTCCCTACACTGCTAACTCCCTACACTGCTAACCTCCTCTAAGCTCTAAGCTCTGATCTAGACACCTGATACCTGGGAAGTCTTCACTGGAATCCAGCTCACAGCCAGTGTGGTCATCCCCTCGCATTCAGAAGAGGATATCATCCCTGGGTGCATCCACCCCCACCTgctggcagagatggagagagacacagaccaGTGCTGCCCTCCTGTGTGACAGGCTGGGAGCCCAAGTGTTGGAGCAAACCCCAGTAAGCAGAGAGGACAGTGGCTCTTGCTTGCTTCAGATTTGAAGCCCATCCCCAAGCTGGGCTGGCTCTTAGAAGTGTGAACAACTAATGGGCACCCCGTGAATCCAAGTACTCCCCTCCCAAGTTAATGTTGCTGCCTTTTCCcttgggggaggcaggaagaTGGCCAGTGAACAAGccagtgtggtgtgtgtgttttttttttaattaagatttatttattcatttgaaagttggagttacagacagagagaggagaggcagagagagagggagagagaggtcttccatcccctgactcactccccagttggccttgatggccagagctgcgctgatccgaagccaggagccaggagcttcttccgggtctcccacatgggtgcaggggcccaaggatctgggccatcttccactgctttcccaggccacagcagagagctggattggaagtggagcagccgggacttgaaccagtgcccgtataggatgaGGGTACtctaggcggtggctttacctgctatgccacagtgcacgCCCCAAGTGTGGTGTGTTTTAAAGAAACCACATGgacggctggtgccgcggctcactaggctaatcctctgccttgtggcgctggcacaccgggttctagtcccggtccgggtgccggattctatcccggttgcccctcttccaggccagctctctgctgtggccagggagtgcagtggaggatggcccaagtgtttgagccctgcaccccatgggagaccaggataagtacctggctcctgccatcggatcagcgtggtgcgccggccgcggcggccattgtagggtgaaccaacggcaaaaggaagacctttctctctgtctctctctctctctcactgtccactctgcctgtcaaaaaataaaaaagaaaaaaaaaaagaaaaagaaaccacatgGCCAGTATCTTGCTTCCTACTGGAAGATGCCTGAAATGTTCCTCGGACCCATGCTTGGGGAACCAGATTCATAATCTAGAGGTTGTTTGGCAAGGGTAAGATTTGAGGGAAGTGAGGTAGTAAACTTTGGTGATGCTAAATCTAGGCTTTTGTGAAAATCTGCCCGTGTCATGATTAGGAACACACAAGAATCTCGGTGTGGCtccaccccctgcacctgctccctctccatcTGCAGGGTTAGGACATTGCAGACTGCCAGAGTCTCAAGTTGGATTTGATCCACTGCCCATAGACACCGGCTGAGCTTTCAGCCTGTACCAACACTGTAGGGAACAGTGCAAAGCACTTGTCCCCCTGGAGTTGTCAGCTCAGACGTGAGATAAGCTGTGAGTCCCTCATGGAGCAGGATTGTTGGGTGCTTTGGCAGACTCCGGAGAAGTAACAAGGCCCCTGACTCACAGGAGTAGACCTCAACTGGGAGAGAAGTTACAGTTTTGTGCTATGCCTACACCATCAGGTGTGGGTGGATGCACTCAGGATGGTATCCCCTTCTGAGTGCTGGAGGAGGGTAGAGAAGGGGCAGGGCTTGGGCTGTGGCAGTCAGGGCTGGCCAAGAGTCCTGGGCGATTGTTTAAGggcaccagcactggaactgacagagagggggcagagagacCAGGGTTCAGTGAAAGTCCTGTGCAATTCATGCTAAAGCAAGAATAAGTTAGGGAGGAGAGACTCCCCCTCTGCAGCGCCCCCTACCCCAGGGCCTCTGCCACTGCGGCAGGAAATAATGGGAGTTCTTCCCTCTTGGCCTCTTCATAGAGCAGGTCCCCGTGCTACATCTCCCTCTGCCGGCTGCTCCCTGGAACTACCGAGGGGCAGGGCAAAGCTTTTGCCGTTATACCCCGATAATAATGGTagctattatttatttaacaattgctGTGCCAAAGGCTGATCTGAGGTCtttacacacacatc contains:
- the ZNF467 gene encoding zinc finger protein 467 isoform X2, coding for MRETLEALSSLGFSVGQPEMAPQNEPREGSHNAQEQTSSSREERALGLCSGPEVPRRQEGAHPEQAETPCRGGQVCTPQKAEPMGSCPGDEWMIRKVKVEDEDQEAEEEVEWPQHLALLPSPFPTPELGHLAAAYKLEPGTPGTLGGLALSGWAPVPEKPYGCGECERRFRDQLTLRLHQRLHRGEGPCACPDCGRSFTQRTHMLLHQRSHRGERPFPCSECDKRFSKKAHLTRHLRTHTGERPYPCAECGKRFSQKIHLGSHQKTHTGERPFPCTECEKRFRKKTHLIRHQRIHTGERPYQCAQCSRSFTHKQHLVRHQRVHEAASRAQPSPEASASPGSPAAFPAPSPQGPKPFACSDCGLSFGWKKNLATHQCLQRSEGRPFGCDECALGTTVDPTAAEPLACATRGPDCGPGSGPIAPQSAPAGDRSFFCPDCGRGFAHGQHLARHRRVHTGERPFACAQCGRRFGSRPNLVAHSRAHSGARPFACAQCGRRFSRKSHLGRHQAVHTGSRPHACAVCARSFSSKTNLVRHQAIHTGSRPFSCPQCGKSFSRKTHLVRHQRIHGEATHSTSDTDLSSPAWPTAAQVAPPPIFF
- the ZNF467 gene encoding zinc finger protein 467 isoform X1, which produces MKFPTTHPVLPPSTSSPENPVVPALPQGLWPDSQEELLQVAMRETLEALSSLGFSVGQPEMAPQNEPREGSHNAQEQTSSSREERALGLCSGPEVPRRQEGAHPEQAETPCRGGQVCTPQKAEPMGSCPGDEWMIRKVKVEDEDQEAEEEVEWPQHLALLPSPFPTPELGHLAAAYKLEPGTPGTLGGLALSGWAPVPEKPYGCGECERRFRDQLTLRLHQRLHRGEGPCACPDCGRSFTQRTHMLLHQRSHRGERPFPCSECDKRFSKKAHLTRHLRTHTGERPYPCAECGKRFSQKIHLGSHQKTHTGERPFPCTECEKRFRKKTHLIRHQRIHTGERPYQCAQCSRSFTHKQHLVRHQRVHEAASRAQPSPEASASPGSPAAFPAPSPQGPKPFACSDCGLSFGWKKNLATHQCLQRSEGRPFGCDECALGTTVDPTAAEPLACATRGPDCGPGSGPIAPQSAPAGDRSFFCPDCGRGFAHGQHLARHRRVHTGERPFACAQCGRRFGSRPNLVAHSRAHSGARPFACAQCGRRFSRKSHLGRHQAVHTGSRPHACAVCARSFSSKTNLVRHQAIHTGSRPFSCPQCGKSFSRKTHLVRHQRIHGEATHSTSDTDLSSPAWPTAAQVAPPPIFF